One window from the genome of Bubalus kerabau isolate K-KA32 ecotype Philippines breed swamp buffalo chromosome 17, PCC_UOA_SB_1v2, whole genome shotgun sequence encodes:
- the LOC129630753 gene encoding leukocyte immunoglobulin-like receptor subfamily A member 5, which yields MSVVPPSLLCLGNFPPPRITALPGSTVPAKSPVSILCQGPKQAEGYKISRVGSPEPMDKEEQITLRTTNTLSIEKMTTDKTGLYHCSYQRGGHWSQFSDPLQLVMTGAYDKPALSSVAGTVVAPGESVKLQCFSKFNHDVFILTKEDGDPITQNQSCSPQDRGCQTIFLLNPVSSTQTGTYRCYGAFHNDPYVWSQPSDPLQIQVEAPTTWHPSVETQVRLSLAALLLLVMVILLAEAWCSRRGYPSVKSDEPPPQWTDKHH from the exons ATGTCCGTGGTTCCTCCCTCACTGCTCTGTCTTG GAAATTTCCCTCCGCCTCGTATCACAGCTCTGCCTGGATCCACAGTTCCAGCTAAGAGTCCTGTGAGCATCCTGTGTCAAGGACCTAAACAAGCTGAGGGGTACAAGATATCAAGAGTGGGAAGTCCTGAGCCCATGGACAAAGAGGAACAGATCACGCTCAGGACGACCAACACTTTGAGTATCGAAAAGATGACAACAGACAAGACAGGTCTATACCACTGCTCCTATCAGAGAGGAGGCCACTGGTCCCAGTTCAGTGACCCCCTGCAGCTGGTGATGACCG GAGCTTATGACAAGCCCGCCCTCTCCAGCGTGGCTGGCACAGTGGTGGCTCCAGGGGAGAGTGTGAAGTTGCAGTGTTTCTCCAAATTCAACCATGATGTATTTatcctcaccaaagaagatggaGATCCCATCACCCAGAACCAAAGCTGCAGTCCCCAGGACAGAGGATGCCAGACCATCTTCCTCTTGAATCCAGTCTCCTCCACACAGACGGGGACCTACAGATGCTACGGTGCCTTCCACAACGACCCCTACGTGTGGTCTCAGCCCAGTGACCCACTGCAGATTCAGGTCGAAG CGCCTACCACTTGGCATCCTTCCGTGGAGACTCAAGTCCGCCTGAGCCTGGCTGCCCTGCTTCTCCTGGTCATGGTCATCCTGTTGGCTGAAGCCTGGTGCAGCCGGCGGGGGTATCCCTCAGTGAAGTCAGATGAGCCCCCGCCCCAGTGGACTGACAAGCACCATTGA
- the LOC129630752 gene encoding leukocyte immunoglobulin-like receptor subfamily A member 6, translating to MLDRNLPPPRITALPGSTVPAKSPVTILCQGPKQAEGYKISRVGSPEAMDKEEQITPRTTNTLSIAEMIFDKTGLYHCSYQRGGRWSQFSDPLQLVMTGAYDKPSLSSVAGTVVAPGESVKLQCFSKINHDVFILTKEDGDHVTQNQSCTPQHGGRQTIFLLNPVSSTQAGTYRCYAAFREYPYVWSQPSDPLQLQVQGEEEAQSTHLFPALGADSVRLKHWLGKRTARGGWLCLSQSTWAQKGNPPPRITALPGSTVPAKSPVTILCQGPKQAEGYKISKVGSPEAMDKEEQITPRTTNTLSIAEMIFEKTGLYHCSYQRGGRWSQFSDPLQLVMTGAYDKPSLSSVAGTVVAPGESVKLQCFSKINHDVFILTKEDGDHITQNQSCTPQHGGRQTIFLLNPVSSTQAGTYRCYGAFLENPYVWSQPSDPLQLQVEGEEEAQFTHLLPALGADSVRLKHWLGKRTARGGCVSTIGLDTHL from the exons ATGTTGGATC GAAATCTCCCCCCGCCTCGTATCACAGCTCTGCCTGGATCCACAGTTCCAGCTAAGAGTCCTGTGACCATCCTGTGTCAAGGACCTAAACAAGCTGAGGGGTACAAGATATCAAGAGTGGGAAGTCCTGAGGCCATGGACAAAGAGGAACAGATCACGCCCAGGACGACCAACACTTTGAGTATCGCAGAGATGATATTTGACAAGACAGGGCTGTACCACTGCTCCTATCAAAGAGGAGGCCGCTGGTCCCAGTTCAGTGACCCCCTGCAGCTGGTGATGACCG GAGCTTATGACAAGCCCTCCCTCTCCAGCGTGGCTGGCACAGTGGTGGCTCCAGGGGAGAGTGTGAAGTTGCAGTGTTTCTCCAAAATCAACCATGATGTATTTatcctcaccaaagaagatggaGATCACGTCACCCAGAACCAAAGCTGCACCCCCCAGCATGGAGGACGCCAGACCATCTTCCTCTTGAATCCAGTCTCCTCCACACAGGCGGGGACCTACAGGTGCTACGCTGCCTTCCGCGAATATCCCTACGTGTGGTCTCAGCCCAGTGACCCACTACAGCTTCAGGTCCAAGGTGAGGAAGAAGCCCAGTCCACACACCTGTTCCCCGCCCTGGGGGCTGACTCTGTGCGGTTAAAGCACTGGCTGGGGAAGAGGACCGCAAGAGGTGGGT GGTTGTGTCTGAGCCAGAGCACTTGGGCACAGAAGG GAAATCCCCCGCCTCGTATCACAGCTCTGCCTGGATCCACAGTACCAGCTAAGAGTCCTGTGACCATCCTGTGTCAAGGACCTAAACAAGCTGAGGGGTACAAGATATCAAAAGTGGGAAGTCCTGAGGCCATGGACAAAGAGGAACAGATCACGCCCAGGACAACCAACACTTTGAGTATCGCAGAGATGATATTTGAGAAGACAGGGCTGTACCATTGCTCCTATCAAAGAGGAGGCCGCTGGTCCCAGTTCAGTGACCCCCTGCAGCTGGTGATGACCG GAGCTTATGACAAGCCCTCCCTCTCCAGCGTGGCTGGCACAGTGGTGGCTCCAGGGGAGAGTGTGAAGTTGCAGTGTTTCTCCAAAATCAACCATGATGTATTTatcctcaccaaagaagatggaGATCACATCACCCAGAACCAAAGCTGCACCCCCCAGCATGGAGGACGCCAGACCATCTTCCTCTTGAATCCAGTCTCCTCCACACAGGCGGGGACCTACAGGTGCTACGGTGCCTTCCTCGAGAATCCCTACGTGTGGTCTCAGCCCAGTGACCCACTGCAGCTTCAGGTCGAAGGTGAGGAAGAAGCCCAGTTCACCCACCTGCTCCCCGCCCTGGGGGCTGACTCTGTGCGGTTAAAGCACTGGCTGGGGAAGAGGACCGCAAGAGGTGGGTGTGTGAGCACCATCGGCTTAGACACGCACCTCTGA